Proteins encoded together in one Salvelinus fontinalis isolate EN_2023a chromosome 6, ASM2944872v1, whole genome shotgun sequence window:
- the qdpra gene encoding quinoid dihydropteridine reductase a, which produces MAASRVLVYGGKGALGSKIVQHFKSKGWWVASIDIVASEEANANVLVKLSESFTEQGGQVTADVAQLLGDQKVDAILCVAGGWAGGNCSSKDLYKNTDMMWKQSVWTSTISSHLAAVHLKQGGLLTLAGAKASLGGTSGMVGYGMAKSAVHQLCQSLAGENSGMPPGAVAVAILPVTLDTPMNRKFMPDADFGSWTPLEYIAETFFSWATGADRPASGSLMQLTTTGGKTQALPTQ; this is translated from the exons ATGGCTGCCAGTCGGGTACTCGTATACGGAGGAAAAGGTGCACTGGGTAGCAAAATTGTTCAGCACTTCAAATCTAAAGGATGG TGGGTAGCCAGCATCGATATCGTTGCCAGTGAGGAGGCAAACGCGAACGTGCTGGTGAAGTTGTCCGAGTCATTTACTGAGCAAGGAGGACAG GTGACAGCAGATGTGGCCCAGTTGCTAGGGGACCAGAAAGTGGATGCCATCTTGTGTGTGGCAGGCGGATGGGCTGGAGGAAATTGCAGCTCCAAAG ACCTGTACAAAAACACAGACATGATGTGGAAGCAGAGTGTGTGGACCTCTACCATATCTAGCCATCTGGCTGCTGTGCACCTGAAGCAGGGTGGACTACTGACTCTGGCTGGGGCTAAAGCATCACTGGGTGGCACTAGTG gCATGGTGGGCTATGGCATGGCCAAGTCAGCAgtccaccagctctgtcagagtttAGCAGGAGAAAACAGTGGGATGCCCCCTGGAGCTGTGGCAGTTGCCATACTACC GGTAACCTTGGATACTCCAATGAACAGGAAGTTCATGCCTGATGCAGACTTTGGTTCCTGGACACCACTGGAGTACATTGCAGA AACTTTCTTCAGTTGGGCCACCGGTGCGGATCGTCCAGCATCGGGCAGTCTGATGCAGCTCACCACCACCGGAGGCAAGACACAGGCCCTACCCACACAATAA